The following coding sequences are from one Kallotenue papyrolyticum window:
- a CDS encoding ubiquinol-cytochrome c reductase iron-sulfur subunit: protein MAIDAEPRNAGRRIITQEEAEALAALAHPDRPPPSRPRRAGLTRREALVYAMAASGALLLATGTAAMTQPSPQTDPLLSALTPKELQPLIPGGFAYPRFREGEFGGTFTLTRKASEYTTAMPPDLNPTGKFYIVKVEQPVPVAGGQIIAQQGIQAIYQVCTHLGCLIPFQAAENRFICPCHGSTFERDSRYVRGPAARNLDQFEVNVADDGTITVNTGRRFSGMPV from the coding sequence ATGGCGATCGACGCAGAACCGCGCAATGCCGGCCGGCGGATCATCACGCAGGAAGAGGCCGAAGCGCTTGCCGCGCTGGCACATCCGGATCGTCCCCCGCCATCACGTCCACGCCGCGCGGGACTGACGCGGCGCGAAGCGCTGGTCTATGCTATGGCGGCCTCGGGCGCGCTGCTGCTAGCGACCGGCACTGCTGCCATGACGCAGCCCAGCCCGCAGACCGATCCGCTCCTATCGGCACTAACCCCCAAAGAGTTGCAGCCGCTGATCCCCGGCGGCTTTGCCTACCCGCGCTTTCGCGAAGGCGAGTTCGGCGGCACCTTTACGCTGACGCGCAAGGCCAGCGAATACACCACCGCCATGCCGCCCGATCTCAATCCTACCGGCAAGTTTTACATCGTCAAAGTGGAGCAGCCGGTGCCGGTCGCCGGCGGGCAGATCATCGCCCAGCAGGGCATTCAGGCGATCTATCAGGTGTGTACACACCTGGGCTGTCTGATCCCCTTCCAGGCGGCAGAAAACCGCTTTATCTGTCCCTGCCACGGCTCGACCTTCGAGCGCGACAGCCGCTATGTGCGGGGGCCGGCGGCGCGCAATCTCGATCAGTTTGAGGTGAACGTCGCAGACGACGGCACGATCACCGTCAACACCGGGCGACGTTTTAGCGGTATGCCGGTCTAG
- a CDS encoding cytochrome b — protein sequence MATRPAGRSQGRLQRMKGALVEAGRALFPSMGAAEWRSVIRGEPAPRPNPRMRVHSNSFWYHIRPRALPLEATAWYYTMGLGWLSFFFFVVEAVSGAILMVYYTPSPLVAYADMQKIINEVPLGRLMRNIHRLGAHAMVAIVFLHMLRTYFTASYKAPRQLVWITGIVLLLITLLLSFSGYLLPWDQLAYWAVTIGSSMAEAAPLFGPAVNLLLRGGIDIGAGTLLRFYLLHIFALPMLAIIFISVHYYAVRKQELSPLHELFPPDHPRGWGKPTRRKIPFLPDQLFFEIALVVVLTFAFIVINYFFWDAHLESHANPSVTPQHTKAPWYFLWLQGMLKFGNKVVFGLILGPLVLLLPILLPFLDRNPSRQLRQRKIAISSGILVVLYLGFITYAGLPSFGIQQTASQELLTEFVPIEGEGIVDETPWYALPDMPVIYQVRVQGGASSATITDQQGRPIEEAALHPEALALFEEFRHAVERWARRDPRFIEPIATLAIEPWTYVIDDETHRPVVDPRTGQPLVAIKKATVTLEFVATEVDADTGAIRRLTDERGRPVYSRSQQTDFLHRDAQHREVRDGAPPEEAPVSSR from the coding sequence ATGGCAACCAGACCTGCCGGACGTTCTCAGGGTCGACTCCAGCGCATGAAAGGCGCGTTGGTCGAGGCCGGCCGCGCGCTGTTCCCATCCATGGGCGCGGCGGAATGGCGCTCCGTTATCCGGGGTGAACCTGCGCCGCGGCCCAACCCGCGCATGCGCGTGCACAGCAACAGCTTTTGGTACCACATCCGCCCACGCGCGCTGCCGCTCGAAGCCACGGCCTGGTACTACACCATGGGGCTGGGCTGGCTCTCATTCTTCTTCTTTGTGGTTGAAGCGGTGAGCGGCGCGATCCTGATGGTGTACTACACGCCCTCGCCGCTGGTGGCCTACGCCGACATGCAGAAGATCATCAACGAGGTGCCGCTGGGCCGCCTGATGCGCAACATCCACCGCCTGGGCGCGCATGCCATGGTGGCGATCGTCTTTCTGCACATGTTGCGTACCTACTTCACCGCCTCCTACAAAGCGCCCCGGCAACTGGTCTGGATCACCGGCATCGTGCTGTTGTTGATCACCCTGCTGCTCTCGTTTTCCGGCTACCTGCTGCCCTGGGATCAACTGGCCTACTGGGCCGTGACGATCGGCTCGTCGATGGCGGAAGCGGCGCCGCTGTTCGGGCCGGCGGTGAACCTGCTCCTGCGCGGTGGGATCGATATTGGCGCCGGCACGCTGCTGCGCTTCTACCTGCTGCACATCTTTGCGCTGCCGATGCTGGCGATCATCTTCATCAGCGTGCATTACTATGCAGTGCGCAAGCAGGAGCTCTCGCCGCTCCACGAACTGTTTCCCCCCGATCACCCGCGCGGCTGGGGCAAGCCCACGCGCCGCAAGATCCCCTTCCTGCCCGATCAGCTCTTCTTCGAGATCGCGCTGGTGGTGGTCTTGACCTTTGCCTTCATTGTCATCAACTACTTCTTCTGGGATGCGCACCTGGAAAGCCATGCCAATCCCAGCGTCACGCCGCAGCATACCAAAGCGCCCTGGTATTTCCTGTGGCTGCAAGGCATGCTCAAATTCGGCAACAAGGTTGTCTTTGGGCTGATCCTGGGGCCGCTGGTTCTGCTGCTGCCGATTCTGCTGCCCTTCTTGGATCGCAATCCATCGCGGCAGTTGCGCCAGCGCAAGATCGCCATCAGTTCGGGCATTCTGGTCGTGCTCTACCTGGGCTTCATCACCTACGCCGGTCTGCCGAGCTTTGGCATTCAGCAGACGGCCAGCCAGGAGCTTCTGACCGAGTTCGTGCCGATCGAGGGTGAGGGCATTGTCGATGAGACGCCATGGTATGCCTTACCGGACATGCCGGTGATCTACCAAGTGCGCGTACAGGGTGGCGCCTCCAGCGCGACGATCACCGATCAGCAGGGCCGGCCGATCGAGGAGGCGGCCTTGCATCCGGAGGCCCTGGCGTTGTTTGAAGAGTTTCGCCACGCGGTCGAGCGCTGGGCGCGCCGCGATCCGCGCTTCATCGAGCCGATCGCGACGCTGGCGATCGAGCCCTGGACCTATGTGATCGACGACGAGACGCATCGACCCGTCGTCGATCCGCGCACCGGCCAGCCACTGGTAGCCATCAAAAAGGCCACGGTAACGCTGGAGTTTGTGGCGACCGAAGTGGATGCGGACACGGGCGCGATCCGGCGCCTCACCGACGAGCGGGGCCGGCCCGTGTATAGCCGCAGCCAGCAGACCGACTTTCTCCACCGCGACGCGCAGCACCGCGAGGTGCGCGATGGCGCGCCGCCGGAGGAGGCGCCGGTGAGTAGCCGTTGA
- a CDS encoding c-type cytochrome, whose amino-acid sequence MTRNILIATIFSLATAALLGIIFLGEARRLPRAEAALLAERIERGARDYEQYCATCHGLAGQGGVAFGAPRLNNIVQRYMEPDASGQIPFEQPNGIKEKYGTLRNYIEATLFSGVRNSPMPAFGATGVLRRDQIENITTYILSWGGYEGTLPEAAIVAANLEATRIAPTPDPNANPVSRGEIAFRNAGCNACHAMDSSVIVGPGLGGLFQPGGTAAYGERLPNGKPVTEEHVYEWITKGTAGFSEHIPSLDGRQYPPMPAFPNVTEEQFQEIVVWLKAHNRDGSLTEEAQRIIEQARQGQPAPAQQTTPQPTGQPNQPSAPEAPARPGATATP is encoded by the coding sequence ATGACGCGCAATATCCTAATCGCGACGATCTTTTCGCTGGCTACCGCCGCGCTGCTCGGCATCATCTTTCTGGGCGAGGCGCGGCGTCTGCCCCGCGCTGAAGCGGCGCTGCTGGCCGAGCGCATCGAACGCGGCGCGCGCGACTACGAGCAATACTGCGCCACCTGCCATGGTCTGGCCGGGCAGGGTGGCGTGGCCTTTGGCGCGCCGCGCCTCAACAACATCGTCCAGCGCTATATGGAGCCGGATGCCAGCGGTCAGATCCCCTTCGAGCAGCCCAACGGTATCAAGGAGAAATACGGTACCCTGCGCAACTACATCGAGGCGACGCTCTTCTCCGGCGTGCGCAACTCGCCCATGCCAGCCTTTGGCGCCACCGGCGTGCTGCGCCGGGACCAGATCGAGAACATCACCACCTATATCCTCTCCTGGGGGGGCTACGAGGGTACCCTGCCGGAAGCGGCGATTGTGGCTGCCAATCTGGAAGCGACCCGCATCGCGCCTACGCCCGATCCCAACGCCAACCCGGTGAGTCGGGGCGAGATCGCCTTCCGCAATGCCGGCTGCAACGCCTGCCATGCTATGGACAGTTCGGTGATCGTCGGGCCGGGCCTGGGCGGCTTGTTCCAGCCCGGCGGCACGGCAGCCTACGGCGAGCGCCTGCCCAACGGCAAGCCCGTCACCGAAGAGCATGTGTACGAATGGATCACCAAGGGCACGGCCGGCTTCAGCGAACATATCCCGTCGCTCGATGGACGGCAGTATCCGCCGATGCCGGCCTTTCCCAATGTGACCGAAGAGCAGTTTCAAGAGATTGTGGTGTGGCTCAAGGCGCATAATCGCGACGGCTCGCTGACCGAAGAAGCGCAGCGCATCATCGAGCAGGCGCGCCAGGGCCAGCCCGCGCCGGCGCAACAGACCACCCCCCAGCCAACCGGTCAGCCCAATCAACCGTCTGCGCCGGAGGCGCCTGCCCGCCCAGGGGCGACCGCCACGCCGTAG
- a CDS encoding peptidylprolyl isomerase: MTQRRLWWLLALLLLVAGCTTQPHGVDALPPTVAPQDALARITFRDGTQTLIARAQAERFSQTLYGAPGQPAPLDLVLDELITRQLLLQRARELDITPDSARVDRTIDQLLNDPQICAARVGSEPPGQDAAARQRVLDLCAQSFGFEDGLTLRNFIAEEITIDQVARREASKDMVRAAHILVDDQAQAQQIYDRLCGGDSQATTAGPQPCHGEQFAALARQYSIEPNAQQSGGELPPFDVQGVTDGPQPSQFDQTFVSATWELTSSLAAGQEAISRPFQTQFGWHIVRLLELVASSNAAMQYRAQVVELAKAATPDELRQPYTPERPLIGVVELLQPLPEPAATPAP; the protein is encoded by the coding sequence TTGACTCAACGACGACTCTGGTGGCTGCTGGCGCTGCTGCTGCTGGTTGCCGGCTGCACCACCCAACCGCACGGTGTGGATGCCCTGCCGCCAACCGTTGCGCCCCAGGATGCGCTCGCGCGGATCACCTTCCGCGACGGTACGCAGACGTTGATCGCCCGCGCACAGGCGGAGCGATTCAGTCAAACACTGTACGGCGCTCCAGGCCAGCCCGCGCCGCTCGATCTGGTGCTGGATGAACTGATCACGCGTCAGTTGTTGCTGCAGCGCGCGCGCGAGCTGGACATCACGCCCGACAGTGCGCGCGTGGATCGAACCATCGATCAACTGCTGAACGATCCGCAGATCTGTGCCGCGCGCGTTGGGAGCGAACCGCCGGGCCAAGATGCTGCTGCCCGCCAACGCGTTCTCGATCTGTGCGCGCAATCCTTCGGTTTCGAGGACGGCCTGACCCTGCGCAACTTCATCGCCGAGGAGATCACCATCGATCAGGTCGCGCGCCGCGAAGCCTCCAAGGACATGGTGCGCGCTGCGCATATTCTGGTTGACGATCAGGCCCAGGCGCAACAGATCTACGACCGCTTGTGCGGCGGCGACTCGCAGGCGACGACCGCCGGTCCGCAGCCGTGCCACGGCGAACAGTTCGCCGCGCTGGCGCGCCAGTACTCGATCGAGCCCAACGCCCAGCAGTCTGGCGGCGAGCTGCCGCCCTTCGACGTCCAGGGTGTGACCGACGGGCCGCAACCGTCGCAGTTCGATCAAACCTTTGTCAGCGCGACCTGGGAGCTGACTTCGAGCCTGGCGGCCGGCCAGGAGGCGATCAGCCGTCCCTTCCAGACGCAGTTCGGCTGGCACATCGTGCGTCTCCTTGAGCTGGTTGCCTCCAGCAATGCCGCCATGCAGTATCGCGCGCAGGTGGTGGAGCTGGCCAAAGCGGCGACGCCGGACGAGCTGCGGCAGCCCTATACGCCGGAGCGCCCGCTGATCGGCGTGGTGGAGCTGTTGCAGCCCCTGCCGGAGCCGGCGGCGACGCCTGCCCCGTAA
- the gpmI gene encoding 2,3-bisphosphoglycerate-independent phosphoglycerate mutase, with protein sequence MARLRPFVLCVIDGWGVSERREGNAIELGRTPNMHAWPSSYPYTTLAASSLAVGLPEGQMGNSEVGHLNIGAGFVVYQDSVRISEAIRDGSFFGNPALLGACEHVKRHASQLHLMGLIGPGGVHALSEHLYALLRLAREQDVQRVFVHAFLDGRDTPPQSAIPYMQELLAKIEEIGVGQVASVSGRYYAMDRDKRWERTAKAYRALVFGEGETAPDPITAIEQSYARQITDEFVLPTVIVRDGQPLATVRDNDAVIFFNYRTDRPRQLTRAFVMPDFDGFERGPQLQNLYFVTMTEYEAGLPVRVAFEQQTVKEPLAKVISDAGWRQFHTAETEKYAHVTFFINGGREEPFPGEERKLVPSPKVATYDLKPEMSAYEVTDVVLEALAADRYDVIIMNFANPDMVGHTGVLDAAIKACEVVDECLGRIAAAVLERGGGMLITCDHGNAEQMIDPETGAPHTAHTTNPVPCLLLMPDDAPLRHVRLRDGGKLADVAPTILEILGLPKPQAMTGRSLIVRQG encoded by the coding sequence ATGGCGCGCTTACGCCCGTTCGTGCTGTGCGTCATCGATGGCTGGGGCGTCTCCGAGCGGCGCGAGGGCAACGCGATCGAGCTGGGACGGACGCCGAATATGCATGCCTGGCCGTCCAGCTATCCCTACACCACCTTGGCGGCCTCGTCGCTGGCGGTGGGGCTGCCTGAAGGTCAGATGGGCAACAGCGAAGTCGGGCATCTCAATATCGGCGCCGGCTTCGTGGTGTATCAGGATTCGGTGCGTATCTCCGAAGCGATCCGCGACGGATCCTTTTTTGGCAATCCCGCGCTGCTGGGCGCCTGCGAACACGTCAAGCGGCACGCCTCGCAGTTGCATCTGATGGGGCTGATCGGTCCGGGTGGTGTGCACGCGCTCAGCGAGCACCTCTACGCGCTGCTGCGCCTGGCCAGGGAGCAGGACGTCCAGCGCGTCTTTGTGCATGCCTTTCTGGATGGCCGCGACACGCCGCCGCAGAGCGCGATCCCTTATATGCAGGAGTTGCTGGCCAAGATCGAGGAGATCGGCGTGGGCCAGGTCGCCAGCGTCAGTGGCCGCTACTATGCCATGGATCGCGACAAGCGCTGGGAGCGCACGGCCAAAGCCTACCGCGCGCTGGTGTTCGGCGAGGGCGAGACCGCGCCCGATCCGATCACGGCGATCGAGCAGTCGTATGCGCGCCAGATCACGGATGAGTTCGTGCTGCCGACGGTGATCGTGCGCGATGGGCAGCCGCTCGCCACGGTGCGCGACAACGACGCGGTGATCTTCTTCAACTACCGCACCGACCGTCCGCGCCAGCTCACGCGCGCCTTTGTCATGCCCGACTTCGACGGCTTCGAGCGCGGGCCGCAACTCCAGAACCTCTACTTCGTGACCATGACCGAGTACGAAGCGGGGCTGCCGGTGCGTGTCGCCTTCGAGCAGCAGACCGTCAAGGAGCCGCTCGCCAAGGTGATCAGCGATGCGGGCTGGCGGCAGTTCCACACCGCCGAGACCGAGAAGTACGCGCACGTCACCTTTTTCATCAACGGCGGACGCGAAGAGCCGTTTCCCGGCGAGGAGCGCAAGCTGGTGCCGTCGCCCAAGGTGGCGACCTACGATCTTAAGCCGGAGATGAGCGCCTACGAGGTTACCGACGTGGTGCTCGAAGCGCTGGCCGCCGACCGCTACGATGTGATCATCATGAACTTCGCCAATCCCGACATGGTTGGGCATACCGGCGTGCTGGATGCGGCGATCAAGGCCTGTGAAGTGGTGGACGAGTGTCTGGGCCGCATCGCCGCGGCGGTGCTGGAGCGTGGTGGCGGCATGCTGATCACCTGCGACCACGGTAACGCCGAGCAGATGATCGATCCGGAAACGGGCGCGCCCCACACGGCGCATACAACCAATCCGGTGCCCTGCCTGCTGCTGATGCCGGATGACGCGCCACTGCGCCACGTGCGGCTGCGCGACGGTGGGAAGCTGGCGGATGTCGCGCCCACGATCCTGGAGATCCTGGGTCTGCCCAAGCCGCAAGCCATGACCGGCCGGTCGCTGATCGTGCGGCAGGGATGA
- a CDS encoding RrF2 family transcriptional regulator, whose amino-acid sequence MRISSKGDYGLRALFDLALHHGQGPIRSRDIAERQAIDENYLNQLLIQLRRAGLVQSLRGPQGGHLLARAPREITVLEALEALEGPLVDVQESAPAPQADEAAVLAELWSGLRRTVADYLQSITLDDLAQRKREREGQTMYYI is encoded by the coding sequence ATGCGCATCTCCAGCAAAGGCGATTATGGCCTGCGGGCACTGTTCGATCTGGCGCTGCACCATGGCCAAGGGCCGATCCGCAGCCGCGACATCGCCGAGCGCCAGGCGATCGACGAAAACTACCTCAATCAACTGCTGATCCAGTTGCGGCGCGCCGGACTGGTGCAGAGTCTGCGCGGGCCGCAGGGCGGTCACCTGCTGGCGCGCGCGCCGCGCGAGATCACCGTGCTGGAGGCGCTGGAAGCCCTGGAAGGGCCACTCGTCGACGTCCAGGAGAGCGCGCCCGCGCCCCAGGCCGACGAGGCCGCCGTCCTGGCCGAGCTATGGAGCGGCCTGCGCCGCACCGTCGCCGACTACCTCCAAAGCATCACGCTCGACGATCTGGCGCAGCGCAAACGCGAGCGCGAAGGCCAGACCATGTACTACATCTAG
- a CDS encoding penicillin-binding transpeptidase domain-containing protein, translating into MRTLLRLIGLVGGIGLLVYGLLPSDLWPYPQPRFEGGRWMALLWAGVLLLGLGIWAALPAVRSPSTRVNVRPGLLNLSLAFSLLFVALTIQLLRNEFIYAASIYNRTEPNPQTGTVISNSRPLIRSLRTQRGAIVDRNNVMLAGSRVAANGIAQRIYPIAQQADIRAFSNLLGYASATYGLSGLEAQWNGYLSGEQGQALRSLADDIYNRPHVGGNMQLTIDAQLQHRVWQLLNQHAEGRPGSVIVMDPRSGAVLAMTSTPGFDPQSLALNPDNSDAAEQQRITQAWEQINADENRPLINRPLQAQYVPGSTFKTLTAIGALEHPEVQRQPQPIDCPNEYRPDPNAPPVVNAVGPPNHPDQPPLEAIIREQAGTVDLSSVYAFSCNTAFAQLGVRLGQERFIELAERFHIFLPQHAPARSPDFTDLPTAPSLLSVDPEFLSRDLALADTAFGQGQLLITPLQMALLGATIANDGVMPQPYLVEAITDPHDPAVVLYQHRQPFNLLNQRRLISAQVAATMRQMMRAGVTIGFGKAANVNNSGGKSGSGEAGNGIVHAAFLAIAPVDEPRYVVYVQVENGRDGAGLGARLAGDVLRAAFEILG; encoded by the coding sequence ATGCGCACTCTTTTGCGATTGATCGGCCTCGTGGGCGGGATTGGCCTGCTAGTCTATGGCCTGCTGCCCAGCGATCTCTGGCCCTATCCGCAGCCGCGCTTCGAAGGTGGGCGCTGGATGGCCCTGCTGTGGGCCGGTGTGCTGTTGCTGGGCCTGGGCATCTGGGCCGCGCTGCCGGCGGTGCGCAGCCCCAGCACGCGCGTCAACGTGCGGCCCGGCCTCCTGAACCTGTCGCTGGCCTTTTCGCTGCTGTTCGTGGCGCTGACGATCCAGTTGCTGCGCAACGAATTCATCTATGCCGCCAGCATCTACAACCGCACCGAACCCAATCCGCAGACCGGCACGGTGATCAGCAACAGCCGTCCGCTGATCCGCTCGCTGCGCACGCAACGCGGCGCGATCGTCGATCGCAACAACGTGATGCTGGCCGGCAGTCGGGTAGCTGCCAACGGCATCGCCCAGCGCATCTACCCCATCGCGCAGCAGGCCGACATCCGCGCCTTCTCCAACCTGTTGGGCTACGCCTCGGCGACCTATGGCCTGTCGGGGCTGGAGGCGCAGTGGAACGGCTACCTGTCGGGCGAGCAGGGCCAAGCCCTGCGCTCGCTGGCCGACGATATCTACAACCGTCCGCATGTCGGCGGCAACATGCAGCTCACGATCGACGCTCAGTTGCAGCATCGCGTCTGGCAGCTCCTCAACCAGCACGCCGAGGGCCGTCCCGGCTCGGTGATCGTTATGGATCCACGCAGCGGCGCGGTGCTGGCGATGACCAGCACGCCCGGATTCGATCCGCAGAGCCTGGCGCTCAACCCCGACAACAGCGACGCAGCCGAACAGCAGCGCATTACGCAGGCCTGGGAGCAGATCAACGCCGACGAAAACCGTCCACTGATCAACCGTCCGCTTCAGGCGCAGTACGTGCCCGGCTCGACCTTCAAAACGCTGACGGCGATCGGCGCGCTGGAGCATCCCGAGGTGCAGCGCCAGCCGCAGCCGATCGACTGTCCCAACGAGTACCGTCCCGATCCCAACGCGCCGCCGGTAGTCAACGCGGTCGGGCCGCCCAACCATCCCGACCAGCCGCCGCTCGAAGCGATCATCCGCGAGCAGGCGGGCACGGTCGATCTCAGCAGCGTGTATGCCTTTTCGTGTAATACGGCCTTTGCGCAACTAGGCGTGCGGCTGGGCCAGGAGCGCTTCATCGAGCTGGCCGAGCGCTTCCATATCTTTCTGCCGCAGCACGCGCCGGCGCGCAGCCCGGACTTCACCGATCTGCCGACCGCGCCCAGCCTGCTGAGCGTCGATCCCGAGTTTCTGAGCCGTGATCTGGCACTGGCCGATACCGCCTTCGGCCAGGGGCAGTTGCTGATCACGCCGCTGCAGATGGCGCTGCTGGGCGCGACGATCGCCAACGACGGCGTGATGCCGCAGCCCTACCTGGTCGAGGCGATCACCGATCCCCACGATCCGGCGGTGGTGCTCTACCAGCATCGCCAGCCGTTCAATCTGCTCAACCAGCGGCGGTTGATCAGCGCCCAGGTCGCGGCGACGATGCGCCAGATGATGCGTGCCGGCGTGACGATCGGCTTCGGCAAGGCAGCTAACGTCAACAACAGTGGCGGTAAGTCGGGCTCGGGCGAAGCCGGCAACGGCATCGTCCACGCCGCCTTTCTGGCGATCGCGCCGGTGGATGAGCCGCGCTACGTTGTGTACGTACAGGTCGAGAACGGGCGCGATGGCGCCGGCCTGGGGGCGCGCCTGGCCGGGGACGTGCTGCGCGCCGCCTTCGAGATTCTGGGATAG
- a CDS encoding M20/M25/M40 family metallo-hydrolase produces the protein MINRQRLIDTFTTLVRIDNPSGQEQQMAAAVCALLRELGLTPEQDAKGNVIARVPGAGEPLLLNAHLDSVAPAVGKQAVIDNGVIRSAGDTVLGADDLAGVAAIIEALRSLRETGAHHRAAEVVFTVEEESGLTGARQLDVSRLRARQGVALDLNGPVGGICIAAPAQAGITVTFIGRAAHAGVAPEEGISAIVVAAEAISHMPLGRIDHETTANIGTIQGGAARNIVPERVTLVGEARSRDEAKLQRQIAAMRQACEEAAARHGAQVEFVAKQSYGPQRIAPDAPIVQLCQAAVRRIGLEPRLVETGGGSDVNILNMRGIEAVNLSIAYEAIHSTNERIAIDDLERAAQLVRALLEVGVAEHSA, from the coding sequence ATGATCAACCGACAACGACTGATCGACACCTTCACCACGCTGGTGCGCATCGATAATCCGTCGGGGCAGGAGCAGCAGATGGCCGCGGCGGTCTGTGCGCTGCTGCGCGAGCTGGGGCTGACACCGGAGCAGGACGCCAAAGGCAACGTGATCGCGCGTGTGCCGGGCGCAGGCGAGCCGCTGCTGCTCAACGCGCATCTGGACAGCGTCGCGCCGGCGGTGGGCAAGCAGGCGGTGATCGACAACGGCGTGATCCGCAGCGCGGGCGACACCGTACTGGGCGCGGACGATCTGGCCGGCGTGGCCGCGATTATCGAAGCGCTGCGCTCACTGCGCGAAACGGGCGCGCACCATCGTGCCGCCGAGGTCGTGTTTACGGTCGAGGAGGAGAGTGGCCTCACCGGCGCGCGGCAGCTCGATGTGAGTCGTTTGCGGGCGCGCCAGGGCGTAGCCCTCGATCTGAACGGGCCGGTGGGCGGGATCTGCATCGCCGCGCCGGCGCAGGCCGGCATCACGGTCACCTTCATCGGCAGGGCGGCGCATGCCGGCGTCGCGCCGGAGGAGGGCATCAGCGCGATTGTAGTGGCGGCGGAGGCGATCAGCCACATGCCGCTGGGGCGCATCGACCATGAGACAACGGCCAACATCGGCACGATCCAGGGCGGTGCGGCGCGCAACATTGTGCCGGAGCGCGTCACGCTGGTGGGCGAGGCGCGCAGCCGCGATGAGGCCAAGCTGCAGCGTCAGATTGCTGCCATGCGCCAGGCCTGCGAGGAGGCCGCCGCGCGGCACGGCGCGCAGGTCGAGTTCGTCGCCAAACAGAGCTACGGTCCGCAGCGCATCGCGCCCGACGCGCCGATCGTCCAGCTCTGTCAGGCGGCGGTGCGGCGCATCGGCCTGGAGCCGCGCCTGGTGGAGACCGGTGGCGGCTCGGATGTCAATATTCTCAACATGCGCGGCATTGAGGCGGTCAATCTAAGCATCGCCTACGAGGCGATCCATTCGACCAACGAACGCATCGCGATCGACGATCTGGAGCGCGCCGCGCAGTTGGTGCGTGCGCTGCTGGAAGTGGGCGTTGCCGAGCACAGCGCATGA
- a CDS encoding DUF4126 domain-containing protein, with protein sequence METLSALSSLFAAFGLSSAAGLNAYIPLLTIGALQRLGYLTLSEPYSVLGSTPALVILGALALIDFIGDKVPVVDHVLHIIGGVVHPVAGAIAFASQSGAVSALHPVLALALGVVLAGGFHAARATIRPAATATTAGLGNPVVSLLEDITALVLSLLAFLAPLIAFALFVALLLLIVGAWRAWRRVLRH encoded by the coding sequence ATGGAGACACTCTCCGCCCTTTCATCGTTGTTCGCCGCGTTCGGCCTGTCGAGCGCGGCGGGCCTCAACGCCTACATTCCGCTGCTGACGATCGGCGCGCTCCAGCGCCTGGGCTATCTGACGCTGAGCGAGCCCTACAGCGTGCTGGGCAGCACGCCGGCGCTCGTGATTCTCGGCGCGCTGGCGCTGATCGACTTCATCGGCGACAAAGTGCCGGTCGTCGATCACGTCCTGCACATCATTGGCGGCGTCGTGCATCCTGTTGCCGGCGCGATCGCCTTTGCCAGCCAGAGCGGCGCGGTCAGCGCGCTGCATCCGGTGCTGGCCCTGGCGCTGGGCGTGGTGCTGGCCGGCGGCTTCCACGCCGCGCGCGCCACCATCCGCCCCGCGGCAACCGCCACCACCGCCGGCCTGGGCAATCCCGTCGTGTCGTTGCTCGAGGATATCACCGCGCTGGTACTCAGCCTGCTGGCGTTCCTGGCGCCGCTGATCGCCTTCGCCCTGTTTGTGGCGCTGCTGCTGCTGATCGTCGGCGCCTGGCGCGCCTGGCGCCGCGTGCTGCGCCACTAG